The proteins below are encoded in one region of Candidatus Brocadiaceae bacterium:
- a CDS encoding HD domain-containing protein, which translates to MKNKRDTQISVSITDNYIPILLKTIRCNTCVGCDIFLKLCVNNKEQFVLYVSGETLINTSKIDRLLKEHVERLYIRKEDCQKFFQYLESSLKKIIHDGTLKTEEKAGIVYDLAKNIMVDVLKNPRSGENIAHSRELISNTVEFIINNKDASRSLINVLSYDYYTYTHSVNVSVLGLAFSRYLGFSIDELYSVGTGMMLHDVGKTRIVSEIVNKEGSLTEEEFEKMKEHVAFGVEILENVGGLDTRSLYSVAQHHEKYSGKGYPRGLQGEDIHKYGQLACIVDVYDALTTRRSYSDARKPFTALKMMKNEMEGSFNEKLLMHFIRFLGS; encoded by the coding sequence ATGAAGAATAAAAGAGACACGCAGATAAGTGTAAGCATTACGGATAATTATATTCCCATACTGTTGAAAACCATACGTTGTAATACCTGTGTAGGGTGTGATATTTTTCTTAAACTTTGTGTAAACAACAAGGAACAGTTTGTACTCTATGTAAGTGGTGAAACCCTTATTAATACAAGCAAAATCGATAGATTGTTAAAGGAACACGTTGAAAGGTTGTATATACGCAAGGAAGATTGCCAAAAATTTTTCCAGTATTTAGAATCGTCTTTAAAGAAGATAATTCACGATGGTACGTTGAAAACCGAGGAAAAGGCAGGTATTGTCTATGACCTAGCAAAAAATATTATGGTGGATGTTTTGAAAAATCCGCGTTCTGGTGAAAATATAGCGCATTCCAGGGAATTGATCTCAAATACCGTAGAGTTTATTATAAACAATAAGGATGCATCTCGTTCTTTGATAAACGTACTTTCGTATGATTATTATACCTATACACATTCAGTGAATGTGTCTGTTTTAGGTTTGGCATTCTCAAGATATCTGGGATTTTCTATTGATGAACTCTACTCCGTAGGGACTGGAATGATGCTGCATGACGTAGGGAAAACCCGGATTGTATCAGAAATAGTTAATAAAGAAGGAAGTCTCACGGAAGAGGAGTTTGAAAAAATGAAAGAGCATGTAGCATTTGGCGTTGAAATTCTAGAAAATGTTGGTGGTCTGGATACTCGTTCATTGTATTCAGTTGCACAACATCATGAGAAATACAGTGGCAAAGGTTATCCACGCGGGTTACAAGGGGAGGATATCCATAAATACGGGCAGCTTGCGTGTATTGTGGATGTGTATGATGCCTTGACGACAAGAAGATCTTATTCCGATGCGAGAAAACCTTTTACTGCATTGAAAATGATGAAAAATGAGATGGAAGGGAGCTTCAATGAGAAACTCTTAATGCATTTTATACGATTTCTTGGTTCTTAA
- a CDS encoding PA14 domain-containing protein: MIFVILFIIISTITGFLLTYFLASSYSLFERIAYGLVIGLGLHTWVVYLFSFLWGLTFISIFITIAVSLVFCSLFTTVQWSSFKRDVLFELRRTKNDFLLNKKSCFVHIAVFSFFTTIFYRLFYRIILWKNDGMYIGLPNNYGDLPLHLGYITSFVWGNNIPAQDPSFAGEKLKYPILSDFLSAVFLTMGADFKQILFIPGLLLSIGFCCVLYYFTYRLTKRRLAAIVSLFLFFFSGGFGFYYIIQDFTNYSHGFWSFLTHLPRDYTKITSFNYHWITPLTCLTIPQRSFLFGFPFTILIFSLLYTGIEEKNRREFLFAGILAGALPFLHTHSFLAMLMVTIPLGFIFWNWRNWLAFFLPAFVLSFPQVYCLSSNVRGGSFFALHTGWMAGKENFFWFWLKNTGLFWFAVFGGFAIVFTANKKLTNRVLMRTGLFSLPFLFLFLLPNFLLFAPWAWDNIKIFIYWFLGTSPLASLALIRLYEYKRLTIISKTSFCILMLSLTAAGGVDIFKYAIVPVNGWKEFSREEIMLAKRISEETPVNAIFLNAPIFNHPVFLSGRISLMGYMGHIWSHGYKDGSGREQDIKKMLRGSPEALSLINTYKPHYAILGPHEKRVGAKRIFFDKNFTCVITTKKYRIYDLTKKNQFSTQKNEGFSDKTEHHSLNQNNGLLVCYYDTISWEGDPIFEEINPSITINYSDEDEKPINSPFSVIWKGYIDVDVSGKYTFRLTSDDGSWLYIDNTMVINNGGHHSRKTLEGTITLNKGKHTIMVKYFDAGGGAILSLLWKPPNASESEIPAHVLSPSQ, from the coding sequence ATGATATTTGTTATCCTTTTTATAATTATTTCAACAATAACAGGATTTTTACTTACGTATTTTCTTGCATCTTCGTACTCATTGTTTGAAAGGATTGCCTATGGTTTAGTTATTGGTCTGGGTCTTCATACCTGGGTTGTTTACCTTTTTTCATTTCTTTGGGGACTCACGTTCATAAGCATATTCATTACCATTGCTGTATCACTTGTGTTTTGTTCACTATTTACAACCGTACAATGGAGTAGCTTTAAACGTGATGTCCTTTTTGAACTGAGACGCACAAAAAATGATTTCCTTTTAAACAAAAAATCCTGCTTTGTCCACATTGCAGTCTTTTCCTTCTTTACTACGATCTTTTACCGTCTGTTTTACAGAATAATACTCTGGAAAAATGATGGAATGTACATCGGACTGCCAAATAATTACGGTGATTTACCCCTTCATTTGGGTTATATCACATCCTTTGTGTGGGGAAATAACATTCCCGCGCAAGATCCTTCGTTCGCAGGCGAAAAACTGAAGTATCCCATCCTCTCCGATTTTTTGTCCGCCGTATTTCTTACCATGGGCGCTGACTTCAAGCAAATACTCTTCATCCCGGGACTCTTGTTAAGCATTGGTTTTTGCTGTGTTCTCTATTACTTTACGTATCGTCTGACAAAAAGAAGGCTTGCGGCAATTGTTTCATTGTTTTTATTCTTTTTTTCCGGCGGGTTTGGCTTTTACTATATCATTCAGGACTTTACAAATTACTCACATGGTTTTTGGTCGTTCCTTACCCATTTACCACGAGACTATACAAAAATCACATCCTTTAATTACCACTGGATTACACCATTAACATGCCTTACTATACCCCAGAGATCATTTCTTTTTGGATTTCCTTTTACGATTTTAATCTTTTCTTTGTTATACACAGGTATTGAAGAAAAAAACCGGAGAGAATTTCTCTTTGCCGGTATCCTTGCCGGTGCGCTTCCTTTCCTTCATACCCATAGCTTCCTTGCCATGTTAATGGTTACCATACCCCTGGGCTTCATATTTTGGAACTGGAGGAATTGGCTTGCATTCTTTCTCCCCGCTTTTGTCCTCTCGTTTCCTCAGGTATATTGTCTTTCAAGCAACGTTCGTGGTGGAAGTTTTTTTGCATTACACACGGGATGGATGGCGGGAAAAGAAAATTTTTTTTGGTTTTGGTTAAAAAATACCGGTCTTTTCTGGTTCGCGGTCTTCGGTGGATTTGCAATTGTTTTTACCGCAAACAAAAAATTAACCAACCGGGTCCTGATGCGTACGGGACTATTCTCACTACCATTTTTATTCCTTTTTCTCTTACCGAATTTTCTCCTTTTTGCTCCATGGGCATGGGATAATATAAAGATTTTCATTTATTGGTTTCTCGGTACCAGCCCGCTTGCGTCTCTCGCTCTAATTCGCCTATATGAGTACAAACGCCTTACAATTATCTCGAAAACATCCTTTTGTATTCTCATGCTTTCTTTAACCGCTGCGGGAGGAGTTGATATTTTCAAATATGCCATTGTCCCTGTTAACGGATGGAAAGAATTTAGCCGTGAAGAAATAATGCTTGCAAAACGTATTTCAGAAGAAACCCCTGTAAACGCGATTTTTCTCAATGCTCCCATATTCAATCACCCTGTGTTTCTCTCCGGAAGGATATCATTGATGGGCTACATGGGCCACATATGGAGCCACGGCTACAAGGATGGTTCCGGTCGCGAGCAAGATATCAAAAAAATGCTCCGTGGTTCACCCGAAGCGCTATCGCTTATTAACACATATAAACCTCACTATGCGATCCTAGGTCCGCATGAAAAACGCGTCGGGGCAAAAAGAATATTTTTCGACAAAAATTTTACGTGTGTTATTACTACAAAAAAATATAGAATTTACGATCTTACTAAAAAGAACCAATTTAGCACGCAAAAAAACGAAGGGTTTTCCGATAAGACTGAGCACCATTCTTTAAACCAAAATAATGGACTTCTCGTTTGTTATTATGATACGATATCTTGGGAAGGTGATCCCATATTTGAAGAAATTAACCCGTCTATTACTATTAATTATTCTGATGAAGATGAAAAACCGATCAATAGCCCTTTTAGTGTAATCTGGAAGGGATATATAGATGTTGATGTTTCCGGCAAGTATACATTCAGGCTGACCTCCGACGATGGCTCCTGGCTTTACATTGATAATACCATGGTGATAAATAACGGCGGACATCATAGCAGGAAAACTCTCGAAGGAACCATAACCCTGAACAAGGGCAAACACACAATTATGGTTAAATATTTTGATGCCGGGGGAGGCGCCATTCTCAGTCTCTTATGGAAACCACCAAATGCCTCAGAATCAGAGATTCCTGCGCATGTTTTGTCTCCATCTCAATAA